A stretch of Sphingomonas sp. JUb134 DNA encodes these proteins:
- a CDS encoding pirin family protein, which produces MTDRSLVAAHPAHRDDIADLVTRRPLPGPGLPQVDPFLFLNHHGPQTYSPGNHGLPFGPHPHRGFETVTFILEGSLAHHDTGGHAYVVDAGGVQWMTAGSGLIHAELSPPAFKRTGGPMEILQLWVNLPARLKMTEPRYTGVQADAIPVLPLGSGCELRLISGSFADRQGPVDSLTGVFMSVVSLAPEADVRLPAPADRSVFLYAVRGNVAVAGKPLPQWHLAELAHDGDTLALASEAGALLLFGHADPIGEPVVAHGPFVMNTREEIVQAIHDYQAGRFGDPAGLRI; this is translated from the coding sequence ATGACCGACCGCAGCCTGGTCGCCGCACACCCCGCCCATCGCGATGACATTGCGGACCTCGTCACCCGCCGTCCGCTGCCCGGACCCGGCCTGCCCCAGGTCGACCCCTTCCTGTTCCTCAACCACCACGGTCCGCAGACCTATTCGCCCGGCAACCACGGCCTCCCGTTCGGCCCGCATCCGCACCGCGGGTTCGAGACGGTGACCTTCATCCTGGAGGGAAGCCTCGCCCATCACGACACCGGCGGCCACGCCTATGTGGTCGATGCCGGCGGCGTGCAGTGGATGACGGCCGGCTCGGGCCTGATCCACGCCGAACTCTCCCCGCCCGCATTCAAGCGCACCGGCGGCCCGATGGAGATCCTGCAACTCTGGGTGAACCTGCCCGCCCGCCTCAAGATGACGGAGCCGCGCTACACCGGCGTGCAGGCGGATGCGATCCCGGTGCTGCCGCTCGGGTCCGGCTGCGAGCTGCGGCTCATCTCCGGCAGCTTCGCCGATAGGCAGGGTCCGGTGGACTCGCTCACCGGCGTCTTCATGTCGGTCGTATCGCTCGCCCCCGAAGCCGACGTCCGCCTGCCGGCACCCGCCGACCGCAGCGTCTTCCTCTACGCCGTGCGCGGAAACGTTGCCGTCGCGGGCAAGCCGCTCCCGCAATGGCACCTCGCAGAACTCGCCCACGACGGGGACACGCTCGCGCTCGCAAGCGAAGCCGGCGCGCTGCTCCTCTTCGGCCACGCCGACCCGATCGGCGAGCCGGTCGTCGCCCACGGACCCTTCGTGATGAACACGCGCGAGGAGATCGTCCAGGCGATCCACGATTACCAGGCCGGTCGCTTCGGCGATCCCGCCGGCCTTCGCATCTGA
- the greA gene encoding transcription elongation factor GreA has product MATVEKMPMLQEGYEKLIQDLKRLKEERPQIVDAIEEARAHGDLSENAEYHAAKERQGQVEASISDIEDKLSRAQVIDPRDLSGDKIVFGATVTLLDDDDKPVKYQIVGQTEADAKTGRISYNSPLGRALIGRKVDDEVEVSVPAGDRYYVVSKIEFI; this is encoded by the coding sequence ATGGCGACCGTCGAAAAGATGCCGATGCTCCAGGAGGGCTATGAAAAGCTCATCCAGGACCTGAAGCGTCTCAAAGAAGAACGGCCGCAGATCGTGGACGCGATCGAGGAAGCGCGCGCGCACGGCGATCTTTCGGAAAACGCCGAATACCACGCTGCCAAGGAGCGCCAGGGCCAGGTCGAGGCATCGATCTCCGACATCGAGGACAAGCTCAGCCGCGCGCAGGTGATCGACCCGCGCGACCTGTCGGGCGACAAGATCGTGTTCGGCGCCACCGTCACGCTGCTCGACGACGATGACAAGCCGGTGAAGTACCAGATCGTCGGCCAGACCGAGGCGGACGCCAAGACCGGCCGCATCTCGTACAACTCGCCGCTCGGCCGCGCGCTGATCGGCCGCAAGGTCGACGACGAGGTCGAGGTCTCGGTTCCCGCCGGCGACCGCTATTACGTGGTGTCCAAGATCGAGTTCATCTGA
- a CDS encoding 2-hydroxyacid dehydrogenase, with the protein MRVAVFSTKGYDRRFLEAANAKFGHGLSFFEARLDEQTAVLAEGHDAVCVFVNDRVDRPVLEALANTGIRTIALRCAGFNNVDLRAADALDITVVRVPAYSPHAVSEFTVALLMALDRKIHRAWARVRENNFALDGLIGRNVHGRTVGVIGTGRIGGYVARAFRLGFGCEVLASDVTPDPELEAIGVRYVEPAELLRQVDIVSLHCPLTPETRHIVDAAAIAAARPGLIVVNTSRGGLIDTSALIEGLKSRKIGGVALDVYEQEADLFFEDLSDEIIQDDVFQRLLTFPNVLVTGHQAFLTNEALEAIAATTLDSLARAEAGEPLPLRLSAEMVHA; encoded by the coding sequence ATGCGCGTCGCGGTGTTCAGTACCAAGGGTTACGACCGCCGGTTCCTGGAGGCCGCGAACGCGAAGTTCGGCCACGGGCTGAGCTTCTTCGAGGCGCGGCTGGACGAGCAGACGGCGGTGCTGGCGGAGGGCCATGACGCGGTCTGCGTCTTCGTCAACGATCGGGTCGACCGTCCCGTGCTGGAGGCGCTGGCGAACACCGGCATCCGCACCATCGCGCTGCGATGCGCCGGCTTCAACAACGTCGATCTGCGTGCCGCCGACGCGCTGGACATCACGGTCGTGCGCGTGCCCGCCTATTCGCCGCACGCGGTATCGGAGTTCACCGTCGCACTGCTGATGGCGCTCGATCGCAAGATCCACCGCGCCTGGGCGCGCGTGCGGGAAAACAATTTCGCGCTCGACGGGCTGATCGGCCGCAACGTCCACGGCCGCACGGTGGGCGTCATCGGCACCGGCCGCATCGGCGGGTATGTCGCGCGCGCCTTTCGCCTCGGCTTCGGTTGCGAGGTGCTGGCAAGCGACGTCACGCCCGATCCCGAACTGGAAGCGATCGGCGTGCGCTATGTCGAGCCGGCCGAATTGCTGCGCCAGGTCGACATCGTCAGCCTCCATTGTCCGCTGACGCCGGAGACGCGCCACATCGTCGACGCCGCAGCCATCGCGGCCGCACGCCCCGGCCTGATCGTCGTGAACACCAGCCGCGGCGGGCTGATCGACACCTCTGCGCTGATCGAAGGCCTCAAGTCCCGCAAGATCGGCGGCGTCGCACTGGACGTCTATGAGCAGGAGGCGGACCTGTTCTTCGAGGATCTGTCCGACGAGATCATCCAGGACGATGTCTTCCAGCGCCTGCTGACCTTTCCGAACGTCCTCGTCACCGGCCATCAGGCGTTCCTGACCAACGAAGCGCTCGAAGCCATCGCCGCCACCACCCTCGACAGCCTCGCCCGCGCCGAAGCCGGTGAACCGCTCCCGCTACGCCTCAGCGCAGAGATGGTGCACGCCTAG
- a CDS encoding glutathione S-transferase family protein, with protein MGLLVDGVWQDRWYDTSKTGGRFERSKSQFRNWVTPDGAAGPTGEGGFAAEPGRYHLYVSLACPWAHRTLIARRLKGLEDLVSVSVVHWLMQENGWTFAAGPCVTGDPIHGADYLHQVYTAADPHYSGRVTVPVLWDKQRATLVSNESADILRMFGSAFDCVGARKGDFYPEPLRAEIDALNERIYHDVNNGVYRAGFATTQDAYEEAVVPLFAALDALEARLAQGRYLFGDTLTEADIRLFTTLIRFDPVYHGHFKCNLRRIADYPALSRFVRDVYHLPGVAETTNFDHIKRHYYQSHTTINPTGIVPVGPDMALELGG; from the coding sequence ATGGGATTGCTCGTCGACGGTGTTTGGCAGGATCGCTGGTATGACACCAGCAAGACGGGCGGGCGCTTCGAACGCTCCAAGAGCCAGTTTCGCAACTGGGTGACGCCCGACGGCGCCGCCGGTCCAACCGGCGAGGGCGGTTTTGCGGCGGAGCCCGGCCGCTACCACCTCTACGTGAGCCTCGCCTGTCCCTGGGCGCACCGCACGCTGATCGCGCGCCGGCTGAAGGGGCTGGAAGACCTCGTCTCCGTCTCGGTCGTCCACTGGCTGATGCAGGAGAACGGCTGGACCTTCGCCGCCGGCCCCTGCGTCACCGGCGATCCGATCCACGGCGCCGACTATCTGCACCAGGTCTACACCGCCGCCGATCCGCACTACAGCGGCCGAGTCACCGTGCCGGTCCTGTGGGACAAGCAGCGCGCCACCCTCGTCAGCAACGAATCCGCCGACATCCTGCGCATGTTCGGCAGCGCGTTCGATTGCGTCGGCGCGCGCAAGGGTGACTTCTACCCCGAACCGCTACGGGCGGAGATCGACGCGCTCAACGAGCGCATCTACCACGACGTGAACAACGGTGTGTACCGCGCCGGCTTCGCCACCACACAGGACGCCTATGAGGAAGCCGTCGTCCCGCTGTTCGCAGCCCTCGACGCGTTGGAGGCGCGGCTAGCGCAGGGGCGCTACCTGTTCGGCGATACGCTGACGGAGGCCGACATCCGCCTCTTCACCACCCTCATCCGCTTCGATCCGGTCTACCACGGTCACTTCAAGTGCAACCTGCGCCGGATCGCCGACTATCCCGCGCTCTCCCGCTTCGTGCGCGACGTCTACCACCTGCCCGGCGTCGCCGAGACGACCAACTTCGATCACATCAAGCGCCACTATTACCAGAGCCACACCACCATCAACCCGACCGGCATTGTCCCCGTCGGGCCGGACATGGCGCTGGAGCTCGGCGGATGA